Within Gouania willdenowi chromosome 24, fGouWil2.1, whole genome shotgun sequence, the genomic segment CGATAGTAGCCTGGGCAACATGCTTTCCGTTGGTGAAGAAGTTGAAGAAGTTAGCCTCGTTGTTACCAGTATATTTAAGCACTGCATAAACACGGCTTAGTGAGCCTTCAATAGCCAGGTTCTCGTTTACATCCATGCCAAAGATTTTGGTTGTGCCATGGTTGAGTTTTGCATCAGCAATGATTTTGGAAGTGGAACGCAGGCCATCCTTGTTCAGGTAGAAATTTGCCTCATTGTCCAGAATTCCTAAAAGCAGATAGTCTTCAAGCACTGTGCCATCAACATTTGCCCGAGTAGATGACTCCATGGAAATATAGTCAAATGCTCCTTCAAGCTTCAGACTGTGGTCTGTCTCTGCCTTTACAGCCGCATTGATCAAAGCACAGTTGAAGTCACCTTTCATCCTCAAAGTGGATACAACATTTGCCTTGGCCTTGGTGTCTGCAAATAGATTTTGATTTACTTCCAGGTTGAATACAGGCAGGACAATCTTTCCAACTGTGGATACAGATGCAGCAGTTTCGAAAGTCTCAGTGCTCAAACTGAAGGTGCTGTCATGAGTTCCCTCGATGTGACGATTTTCCAGGGACAGGGAATTGGCTAGTTTGACTCCTCTCTTGGTGGTTAGGCTGGTTGTGCCATCAAGTTTGGCAGTCAGACCTTCAAACACAGAGGCTGTGGTTGCCCCCAGGCGTAGGACAATGTCGTCGTCAGCAGTGAGTCCAGCATTGGCATTCAGATTAATGATGGTTGATTTGAAAGACATTTCTGTGGTCAGGCTACCCATTGAGGGAATCTCAATCAGACCCATTATATCAACAAGTGGCGCTGTTTGGCGTTTCTTGTAAACAATCTTGGCATTGGCATCAAAGTTCTGCTCAGTGGTGGGCAAAATGTTCTCTAATCCTGCTTGCTCATATAGATTCAAGTCAATTATAGCTGGAGTATGGAAGTCAACAAAAGGCAGATCAATTTCAGCAATACTGATGGGAAATTTCAGGAAGTCCAGGTTGGCCTCACTTTCCATAGCAGCAAAGATACCTGCCTCGTTTACATCATTGTTGATAGTGCAGttgtaaaacattttgttttggttCATTTGAACCAAGGCTACAGTGTTTATCAGTTGGCTGTCAGGTTTGATGTTGGCCAAGTAATCATTCTGCAAATCAATCTTTGCAGACAAGGTTTCAAAGATGTTCACCTTGGCATTTCCTTTGTTCTGGAATTCAAAAAGGAACTCCACAGGATGGGCTAAGACATTGATCGAATTGGAAAGGACTCCACTGACTGGACCAATAAGTTCTGCATCATGGTTTGCTTTCAGTTCAACCTTCAGATCATTTAAGTTTGCATTTCCCGAGATCACAAAAACACTGTTCTTGATGATTGTTCCCTCTGCCTCATTGCGGATATCAAACTTGATGTAGGTAAATGGGACAAGTTCAGCATTAACAAGCTGTTTCATCTTCAAGAAGGAGTCTGTGTCACCAGTGAAAGTCAGGGTGACACTTCTGGGGTTGAGTGACATTTGGAACTTGCTATTGTGATTATCATGGTACTCATTCATCTTCACATCGGCTGCGTTCTCACCCGTGATATTGAGGGTCAAACCATCCTGGCGAAGGACAGTCTTTTGGGTTACACTGGACTCAGCTTTGATATTGAACACTGGCAGGTCCAGTACCTCAGTGAAAGAAGTATCAAGAGAGGCAGACATTCCTCCTTCCATTGCAATAAAAGCTGTGTTCATGAAGTTGGCAGTGTATGGTTTAGTGTCAACTTTAAGCGTTGTCTTTGCTTGGGCCTGAGCAGAAAGGCCATATAGAGTTACAGATGCCTGATGTTCAACACCAAGAATTTCATGGCTGATCTTCAGAGTCTCAGCTAAAACCACACGTTTCCATTTTGGGACTGCAATGCGAGCAGAGGTCTCCAATTTGTAATTGAGCACTTCCTGACTTGGCGATGTGCCCTGGGAGGTGAAGAATCCAGTGAACTGAGGTGTCATTTCACtctcagttgtgtttttaaactcAGCTGATGTCTTCATTGTGTAGATGGGTGTAATGAATCTGATTTCTCCATAGAGTTTGCCAAATGCTGGAATCATGATCTCTCTTGGAATTGTGGGAACCTTGATCTCAGGATGCTCAATAACTTTCAAATACTTTTCCACTGGAATTGTAGGGATATCAGGAAATGAGATCTCCGAAAGAACAATTTCAGGGAAGGTTATTTCAGGGAAGGAAGGTATGTAATTCAGTGTCATCTCTCCAAACAAAGCATCCACATCAGGAAATGGCATTTCAAAGTTCAAAATGAATTCAAGGAGGGCAAAGATTCTCTTCTGGATGTCATCAAAGGAAATTGTGGTTGCTTTCACATGATAGAAACCCAAAATGGTGAATTCTGGGATGTCGACCTGGTTTGGGATTTCCAACTCATTCAGTGCGTTCATGTTGACAGCCATTGAAGGCACAACAAGGTCTGTGAAGGGAATAGTGAAGGAAGGCGTggcaatttcaatttttttaatttcatcgCGGAGTCCTCGAATGATCTGTTTAATTTCATTAAAGAATTTTTGGTTTGAAACAGTATTTTTAACTATATAAATAGCAGTGGCAAATATATCAGCAATGGTCCCCACTAGCCTTCTGTAGTGTTCGCTTAAAAAGTCCAGGAAGGGGGTAATCTCAGCTTTGAGATCCAGATTTGTGATTCTTTCATTTACAAACCCAGCAACTGTCTTTAGGTTGTCAATCACAACATGGTCAAAAATGTCCTTTACAGATTTGATTGTTTCTGCAATTTTGATTTCCCGAAGGCGCTCAATGAAGCTGCGTGCTGTGGATAACAGTGCATTGATAAAGTTCCGAGTTGCTTCAACTTTCTGAGGAATTTCAAAAGCTGTGAGCATCTCATTCAAACGATGAACAAGACTATCAATGATGTTATTGACACCTTGTACTAAATCATTATATTCCAAAGACTTCAGTGTTTCAACAGCGTTCTCAAGAAGCATGTTTGTGTGGTCAATTATTTCCCAGACCTCAGTGGCTTTCAAGTAGTTGATAGTGTTCTGGTAAATTTGCACCAATTTAGATGGAATGTCTTGGTCCTTCACCATCTTGACAACAGCACTTATGGTTTCCTCAATTTCTAAATTCTTGATGAGCTCCCCGGCCTTTTCAAACAGGGCTTGAACCTTCTGTTCAAGCTCAAACTTTGCAATGAGCTCCCTCATCTTGGCAGAAAGGGTGTTGAtctttccaacaatgtcaaggTCCTGAATTATTGCCTTAATTGAATCCATCCACTCACTGAACATTTCTGTGGGAATGTAACTCAATAAATACTTAACTTGACGTTTAAAGTTGAATGATAAAATAAACCTCTTCAGCTCAGAAACAAATTCTACCATGTCAAAGGACTCAATTTTTTCCTTGATTATCTTCATGATTACTTGTAGTGACTCCTTGATCTCGTACTTGGCTTCAAGATCATTTAAGAATGCAATGCTAGTGCCCTTTACTTTCTCCAGATCAATCTTAGTAATCATCTCTTTAAGAGTATCGATCATGTTAATAGCCATAGTTTTGATGTCATACTCCTCTGTGATGGTATTCATCAGTTCTTGAATCTTCAGAGCAATGGTCTCAGGTAGTGTGCTGCTTGCAATAGCTTCCTGCACAAAATCAGCAAATTTTACAATGTAAACAGTGAGATCAGCTAAAACTTCCTCAACTGTTACTTTCAGATTGCTCAAAGCAGATTCCACGTCATCCATGGTGATGGCATAGTTTTGGGTAAAATCACTATAATACTGCTTAAGCTGAACAACTTTCTCTTCAAGATTCATTTGGGCAACAATGTCACTTACATACTGTGGAAGAGCTTCAATTTTAATTCTAATCTCCTCATTGTTGATGTACTCTTGCATTGTCTCTGCCACATTTACAATGAAGTTCTTGATGCCCTCCAAAACATATGGGAGATGTTCAATCAGAGGAAGCTGAATTATGTGACTATCAGTGCTCTTGTCATACTTCAGGAAGCTTGAAATAGTGTATTCCTGGTTCTCGTCGGACTCTGTGTTCAGAATATTTGTAAGGATAGTGCCAGATGCTTCAATTCCAACTCTCTCGGCGTTGTTGTAGATAGCAAATTCCTGATTGATAACATGATCATCTCATCtttgactttgttctgaagGTACTTGCTTGCTCATCTACAGACATGGTGGTTTCCATTTGTTGTCAAAGGTGGTTTCAAGTGAAAAGCCACTATCCAGCTGCTGGTTTAATGATGCCTCTGTATTCATGGGAGCTGGCCAAAGCAAGAGGTTTTGCCCTTAAGAGGAACTTGCCAAAAGCTGTGCACTGTGCTTGCCGTACATGGTCACAATCTCCGTCAGCATTGAAGGTCGCACCAAGGTTGAAATCAAAAGGAACAACATTGCAACGAATGTTATGATCATAGCGCACCGGCTGGGAGTTAAAGCGAGCATCATTGTCAATCCTGGCAGCAAGGCCGTTGATTTCAACCTCTGTGTTCTGGTTCATGTGAGTGCCAAAGAGCTTTCCAGTGGTGCTGCATTTTGCATTAGCAATCATATCAGCATAGCTGACctgatacatgtgctttaactCTTCCTCATTGAAAATGGCTTTCATGCTGCCAGTCAAGTCCATCTTGTATAGCTCCGCCTGCAGCTGAGCCTCATTGATGAAGTCACCACCCAGAAGCTTAAGGTTGTTTTTCACACTTGCAGAAGCAGTGTAGGGTTTCAAGTCAGCAGTGATGTCATGAGTGTAGGAGGCATAAGCACCTACTGTGGCCTCAGCCTTTGTGTTGAATTCCAAGCTGGATAGTGTAATCATCATTGTGTTGGTGTTATCAATAGCCATATTACTCAGTGCAGCCTTGTTGCTGATGGACAAGAGGTTGCCTTTGTACCATCAAGTCCAGCGGAGAAGGTGTTTTCCAAGGACAGTGGGCTCTGGATGGTGGTTGTTCCACTTGTGGCGAAACCATCTTTTTTCAATGTAAGAGCAGCCTTGTGAATAGCCTCATTCTCCAGAAGTTTCACATTGGCATCGCTGTTTACAGCCAAACCACTGGCATCAAGAGAAGCAGTCAGCAGAGAGTAAATACGGTTTCAGAGTGGTCAGCATTTGTCTCCATTCTTACAATGATTTCACCAAGGATAGCAGAGGCTTCTGCCTGATTATGGATCTTTAGACCAAGAGCAAAAGCATTGGCATCACTTTTCAAAGACAGCTTTCTGTCCTTGAAGGAAAGCTCAGCTGCATGAGTGAAGATGTCTTCAAAGGCATTTGTGTTGGACACAAGGAAATGTTCGCCATTGACGAAGGTTGCAGCAATTGTGTTGCGAGCCTTAAGAACAGTGGTATCAAACTGAATGTTAGAATCAATCTTGGCTTCTGGCTTAAAGGGGAAGATAGTGAATGTCTGGCGAGAACTGGTCTTTCCATAAATGGGTCCAGCCTCGATACTTCCTTCAAAGCTGTAGTCACCAGAAAGTTCCTCAGTGTTGATTCCAGTCATACCAGTGAGATCTAAGACAAGACGAAGACCCAGTGGACTTGTGGCTTCCACCTTGCTGCTTGATTTCAAACTGAGTTGTCTGTGATGGAGGCATCCTCATTGATGCTGATGCTGGGCTTCAATTAATTTGTGAGCCAATGAGCTTTTCAGTTCAGCCTTGATTGCTTCTGTGAGGTCCACCATTGCAAGCCCTAAATacaagacaacaaaacacagtcgctgaaataaaatcaaagttTACCACAATTTCTTACATATACTTTGTTTAAGAGCCTTGTTTCGTACGTCTCAACTGATGTACTTTtcattaaatcaaattaaattatgtAATGTTTAGGATCAATAGCATAGCTATAATAATGTATTGAATGTAATTTACCTTCCATCTTCATTGAGAGGATGTCAATAGGAGAAGTTCCTTTCACATCAAATTTTGCTGAGTAGCGTGGCTCTTCAATTAAATCTTTGCCAAATGTCATTGACGACTCCATGTCATACAAGTTGCTTTAATTTCAGCTGAAACTTCAGCTTTGCCAAAATAAGGGAAAGCAAAAGTGAACTTCTCAGGAATGACAAAGTCTGGAATAGGAACCTCCATAGAGACAATCTCGACCCCAAAGTTGGGCATAGAAACATGGGGTGTGCTTAAAGCTGGAGGGAAGTTAAGTTCCTCAGGAGACTTTCCTCCAAGGGGGACAGGAATGACAATGGTGAAATGTTCATTGTTGAAGTAGTACACAGCCTTTGTGTCCctgtaaaaacagatttttttaatttttttaattttcttgccGTTCCTAATATAAAGGTTAAAATAGTATGTATTTCAGGTATAGCTCATTAAGATATAGCATTTCATTTTTGAGGGGTccatagaaataaaacaaacaaaaccatgGTCATCAAAAGTATTGCAGTACtggttttgagttttttgttaCTTACACATTCAGGAAAAGCTTCTCAGGCAGTGAAATTTCAGGCATCTCAGGGACTCTAAAGTTCTGGATGTAGGGGAAGTCTGCACCATACTTTTCTATGTAGTTGTTAATTGCCTAAATGAGGAGTAACAGTGTTTATTGACATTGATGGTAGAGGAAAGTGGCAGATTCAAAGCCTGTTTAATGAATGTGTTATACCTCTACAAATCGACTGAGGATCTGACGAGCCTTCATGTCTGTGTCTCCAATTGGCATGTCAAGAAGATCATTGCTGTACTTCTCAATCATATCAGCATGTGGAAGGATGTTCAAAATCTCAGATGACACATCAGACTTTATTTCAAATTCAATCTTGCTGGCATCTAAAGATAGAAAAGGATTTTAGTCTTCtcaatgaatttaaaaatatctaagcataactgctttttttttttttttttttgaaatcgTATCATACCATATTTAACTTCAAATTTCTGCTCGGATGTGGTTTCCAGGAATTTGATGTCAGTTTTGAGCTCCAGCTCGAGTTGCTCCTCACGTTTCATGTTGGCTGTCACGGTGGCATCAGCATTGATTGAGGGGATCAAAAGTTGAACTTGCAGCATCCCTTCCTTCATCTCTTTGAGACTAATAAAGAGTGCTAGTGTTTAGAGGGCTTTGAGATGTAAAAAGAACTTACATGTTATTTCACTGGAGTGTCATAGTACTTACTTAGCACGACCAACCAGGGAAAGCTGAGGGATGTTCTTGTTGATGAAATCCAGAGAGATAGAGTGGGTTCCTTTGCCTTTAGTGTTTCCATCAACAACACCCAGCCTCATTCCAGCCTCCAAATCATAATCAGGGATCTGAATGTCGGCTGTGACAACATTCTTTCTTCTGTTGTAATTCAGAATCACTCTGGCTTCAGTTGGCTCAGCACCTGATAAACCAATACCTTTAAACTCTATGGTTTTCTCTTTGTAGAGCTTTTAAAAAGTGATTGAAAacagagagatgttatttaccCTCAGCCCGAAGAGCAAACTTCAGAGAGTCAACCTTCTGCCTGCCTTCCTCTCCCATCTTCAATACTTCATAAGAAACAGTAGCTGTGTACTCTGTGACATCACCAGTTGGGTGGAGCTCCACAACAAATctgcacagttttttttttataaaggtgTTAATTGGTCCCATATTTTTAGTTCAAAAGCTGAATTTGGATAAT encodes:
- the LOC114458120 gene encoding LOW QUALITY PROTEIN: apolipoprotein B-100 (The sequence of the model RefSeq protein was modified relative to this genomic sequence to represent the inferred CDS: inserted 4 bases in 4 codons; deleted 4 bases in 3 codons; substituted 1 base at 1 genomic stop codon), whose amino-acid sequence is MGDSKLCLLLLLSTMALTLAQEEDHPTCLLAQRYKTLHKYEYQYEAESLNGINGASQLKNGPKASCKVEIEVPQSCSFIIRTTGCLLSEVVDMDAEGNPVFGPAPNSDAFAAEMERYPLKVVVEGVYDVKLYPEDGESTNILNFKRGIISALAVPLVEEEKNKIMPTIHGKCKTYYTINSREDIATDISLKRDLSRCDKFYPMKDYTSPLALISGMNYPLAQLVRSSQSCNYKFDNEKKHMTSGSCTEKHILIPFSHKGEYGVTNIGKQELTLVEVTTHNDRVFDHSDIVKGLHMEKVEDKSAVQDKDAALSLLRELATLPETDGEKRAHLFQRLVSMVRGMKTETLSPAIPEALEVSRVLTYQVLAQCGTPQCSSAIMQILRSFDSDSFEVDASVFALGLMSNPSELLINDMLQMAKYKSSKPIMYALSNVVKRFYKAEGKLIPEIYSVAEFMAAKLGDCSGDKDETFLTLRVIGNMAPAVVSAGPALRGAVMQCVNQPTASLAVQQAAIQVFRLTPATEEVREVLMQVLLDGTSPVQKRIAAYLVLMKDPLPSELTQLANALPLEEDTQVKSFIISHLSNILTSSVPETQELKQKILDALQGNEIGPIMNPTKFSRNYKIGSLEGNMIFEGSSYLPKEAMLDMTLKAFGFDVDMVEIGMEGEGFEPTVDALFGENGFFPDTALKTMYFVSDNMPQSVSEMMYIAMPALKRNRMKREASMNLMRDIGRNLNKLVHELKNSQSPEAMIYMKLFGNELGYLKTNEMEKMAYSTVMMIDSMIKMFPTDVMKALMTKADNTIFAHYIFMDNEFFLPTMTGVPLKIALSGTFTPGLKGGLQIARDMSKVTFMPSAGIEFVTRVGSHFPEYVNSGLEMHTNLFHESGIRAEISTARDNIKLTIPAPTSPTKLIKMTNNLVAITGSEVKTLPSMLMDKVDVSECTPVFAGMKYCTALQYVDGQETSPYFPFTGDSKFVVELHPTGDVTEYTATVSYEVLKMGEEGRQKVDSLKFALRAEGAEPTEARVILNYNRRKNVVTADIQIPDYDLEAGMRLGVVDGNTKGKGTHSISLDFINKNIPQLSLVGRANLKEMKEGMLQVQLLIPSINADATVTANMKREEQLELELKTDIKFLETTSEQKFEVKYDASKIEFEIKSDVSSEILNILPHADMIEKYSNDLLDMPIGDTDMKARQILSRFVEAINNYIEKYGADFPYIQNFRVPEMPEISLPEKLFLNVDTKAVYYFNNEHFTIVIPVPLGGKSPEELNFPPALSTPHVSMPNFGVEIVSMEVPIPDFVIPEKFTFAFPYFGKAEVSAEIKXNLYDMESSMTFGKDLIEEPRYSAKFDVKGTSPIDILSMKMEGLAMVDLTEAIKAELKSSLAHKLIEAQHQHQXGCLHHRQLSLKSSSKVEATSPLGLRLVLDLTGMTGINTEELSGDYSFEGSIEAGPIYGKTSSRQTFTIFPFKPEAKIDSNIQFDTTVLKARNTIAATFVNGEHFLVSNTNAFEDIFTHAAELSFKDRKLSLKSDANAFALGLKIHNQAEASAILGEIIVRMETNADHSXNRIYSLLTASLDASGLAVNSDANVKLLENEAIHKAALTLKKDGFATSGTTTIQSPLSLENTFSAGLDGTKATLSISNKAALSNMAIDNTNTMMITLSSLEFNTKAEATVGAYASYTHDITADLKPYTASASVKNNLKLLGGDFINEAQLQAELYKMDLTGSMKAIFNEEELKHMYQVSYADMIANAKCSTTGKLFGTHMNQNTEVEINGLAARIDNDARFNSQPVRYDHNIRCNVVPFDFNLGATFNADGDCDHVRQAQCTAFGKFLLRAKPLALASSHEYRASLNQQLDSGFSLETTFDNXMETTMSVDEQASTFRTKSKMDDHVINQEFAIYNNAERVGIEASGTILTNILNTESDENQEYTISSFLKYDKSTDSHIIQLPLIEHLPYVLEGIKNFIVNVAETMQEYINNEEIRIKIEALPQYVSDIVAQMNLEEKVVQLKQYYSDFTQNYAITMDDVESALSNLKVTVEEVLADLTVYIVKFADFVQEAIASSTLPETIALKIQELMNTITEEYDIKTMAINMIDTLKEMITKIDLEKVKGTSIAFLNDLEAKYEIKESLQVIMKIIKEKIESFDMVEFVSELKRFILSFNFKRQVKYLLSYIPTEMFSEWMDSIKAIIQDLDIVGKINTLSAKMRELIAKFELEQKVQALFEKAGELIKNLEIEETISAVVKMVKDQDIPSKLVQIYQNTINYLKATEVWEIIDHTNMLLENAVETLKSLEYNDLVQGVNNIIDSLVHRLNEMLTAFEIPQKVEATRNFINALLSTARSFIERLREIKIAETIKSVKDIFDHVVIDNLKTVAGFVNERITNLDLKAEITPFLDFLSEHYRRLVGTIADIFATAIYIVKNTVSNQKFFNEIKQIIRGLRDEIKKIEIATPSFTIPFTDLVVPSMAVNMNALNELEIPNQVDIPEFTILGFYHVKATTISFDDIQKRIFALLEFILNFEMPFPDVDALFGEMTLNYIPSFPEITFPEIVLSEISFPDIPTIPVEKYLKVIEHPEIKVPTIPREIMIPAFGKLYGEIRFITPIYTMKTSAEFKNTTESEMTPQFTGFFTSQGTSPSQEVLNYKLETSARIAVPKWKRVVLAETLKISHEILGVEHQASVTLYGLSAQAQAKTTLKVDTKPYTANFMNTAFIAMEGGMSASLDTSFTEVLDLPVFNIKAESSVTQKTVLRQDGLTLNITGENAADVKMNEYHDNHNSKFQMSLNPRSVTLTFTGDTDSFLKMKQLVNAELVPFTYIKFDIRNEAEGTIIKNSVFVISGNANLNDLKVELKANHDAELIGPVSGVLSNSINVLAHPVEFLFEFQNKGNAKVNIFETLSAKIDLQNDYLANIKPDSQLINTVALVQMNQNKMFYNCTINNDVNEAGIFAAMESEANLDFLKFPISIAEIDLPFVDFHTPAIIDLNLYEQAGLENILPTTEQNFDANAKIVYKKRQTAPLVDIMGLIEIPSMGSLTTEMSFKSTIINLNANAGLTADDDIVLRLGATTASVFEGLTAKLDGTTSLTTKRGVKLANSLSLENRHIEGTHDSTFSLSTETFETAASVSTVGKIVLPVFNLEVNQNLFADTKAKANVVSTLRMKGDFNCALINAAVKAETDHSLKLEGAFDYISMESSTRANVDGTVLEDYLLLGILDNEANFYLNKDGLRSTSKIIADAKLNHGTTKIFGMDVNENLAIEGSLSRVYAVLKYTGNNEANFFNFFTNGKHVAQATIDFAPLSSLAVDIEIDMSQPTNLGDFTVFEKTIAEITSAKQKFSTNAKFVSPLYTTNAAAELDGIAPVFKVXLKTSATSPLVFLEYDMDASSTANFESEALSVISKAVLTHADLTMEMNHIISQALSSSRHTMNVDIASSTFTDVNLRYAAQRDGISASVSIPSAGFLGFTFNSRLPLSARVFGRYPSAPEVDVDMLVLRSSPKDADKMGLQITYNMMATKTLFSEFKMRVPSIFSSLTAFADKYQIIKTIETLRTSFITELYNVPNYYDVHMSQLSIFYRDFVVQYQKTVQALLDAAIKVLRETQFKLPGSDEMTTLPVVLKKLTSSIAAMLESTIKMIIENVDVYYTVFVEQFSSVKVRMPVGDAITGAQIIEQVRTTLKAVSDELVDFVQKMESLDTMLEKIGQLVKAMVDKSQEFVDSVKSDYLESVFTYINSFYRKLVSVIKDVIDMLPTFTVEDFNSACDTVLEMLEQFNNAVYGFLQQIPETDQVYVKVKDEMLVIDLPLFFLQ